The Spirulina subsalsa PCC 9445 region GAGTATTACATTAGATATTGGCAAAAAAGAAAACCAAAATCTTGATGCGTTTTGGCACCTGATCCAGGCCTTAGAACAAGGGGATATCCGCATTGGAGCAGCTAAAACTAGAGGATTGGGCAAAGTAAAGCTCCAACATATTAAGATTCAAAAGCATGATTGGAGTACCCCCAAGACTTTATTCGATTCTTTGTTGAAGCAAAACTTAAAGCGAAAATGGGCTGAAATTAAGCAAGGACTAGAAGATTATAATCCTCAAAGATTGAGTTTAGAGATTACCTGGAATCCCCAAGATTCGGTAATGGTGAAAGCAGAAGGAGATGGGATTGCAGTTGATATTCTGCCTTTAGTGAGTCAAGTAACTGGAAATGTCCATTTTGTGATTCCAGGAAGTTCTATCAAGGGGGTGTTACGTTCTCATGCTGAACGAATTGTGCGGACAGTTTGCAATCTATCAACTCGTGAGAGGTTCTTAAAACAGGTTCAACTGAATCTAGTTGATGAAGTATTTGGGGCTGCGGAAAATAGTAATGGTAGTCAACATCAAGGAAAGATGGGTGCGCTATCTGTTGATGATTGTTATGCCAAAATTTCTATGACTGCTAAAAATTGGTCAGCCGTTGAGAATGCGGCAAAATCTGACAAGGACGAGTTTAGTTCTTTTAAAAAGGTTCTCAAAACAGCTATACTGTCCCCGAATAGCACTGAAAACCCATTCCAAACCTTACAACCTGCGATGCACGTTGCGGTTGATCGCTGGACGGGTGGTGCGGCGGATGGAATGCTGTACAGTGTTTTAGAACCGATTGCGGTTGACTGGGGACAAATTGGCATCAATCTAGATTTGGCGCGACTTCAAACGTACGAAAACTGCAAGAATCAGAACAAGAAGGAGGGTGAAGATAGAGAAATGTGTGTTCAACCCGCGATCGCACTTCTCCTCCTTGTCCTCCGTGATTTCGCCAACCGTAAACTCCCCATTGGTTACGGCACTAATCGCGGCATGGGAACGGTTGAGGTAACAGAGATGAGCTTTAACTGTAGTCCGATTGAGGGATTGGCAGGAATTGATCAAGTTAGGGCGATCGCACCAGATTTACCAAATCTAGGTCTAAGTCATGATTTACTTAACCTTTTAAACTCAGCTTGGAAAAAATGGATTGAACAACACAACAAGAAAGGATTATGAATCAACTATACAGTTACACTTACCAAAGCCAAAACTCCCCGAAAAAGGGGTTAAAACTAGAGCAGTCAATTGAGAAGTTTAAGACCTATTTAGAAGGTGCAACTGCCCTTCTTTATTCACCCACAAAATGCTATGTACTCCAATTAAAAAATGGTCAACTGCAAGACGCTTTCTGCCAAGTTATTCAGTCCCAAGACCTGAGCAAGTGTTTTGAAGCGAAAATCTTTAACCCGGAATGTGAATTACGTTGGCTTAACGTTCAAAATGGTTCAGGTCAAGTGGCTTTGCTATCCGAAAACAGAGTCCCAACTCCCAACAATTTTCTAGAAAAGTCCCTAGAGTATCAGGACTCTATTAAACAGCAATATTTACTGTGGGGAGAAATCGTCCCTTGGGATCGAGTCGTCTCCAAACAAAAAAAATTCCAAAAAGGCTGGCAAAGACTCACAGAAGCCCGCATTGACAAAATTGATATTCCCTTTAATGGTGAGTTAAAACAAAAAAAACGAATGTATTTGAGAACTCAGGAATATATTGCACAATACAAGTATGGAAATATGGTCGTTATTGAAGAACGTTTACTTGAATTATCTTCTATGACAATCAAAACTTAGTTAAATAATTAATCAGTTAGCTTAGAAGTAATCATTTTAATGATTTGTTTGAGCAAAATTTAAAATCAACCACTCAAGCCATTTAGAAACTTAAGAGGAATTTAGAAAATGACTATTGAATCTGGAAACCTGATTTGTATTACTGAAGGATCTAAGAGAACTAAACGTACAGTTGTTAAGCTTGAATGCCAAAACGTTAAAAAAACTAAAACGGTCAAACTTGACATCAAAGATGAATGGCTTTCTATCGCATTGACAGAAAAGAAAAATCAGTCACTGCAAAATCTTAATGACACTCAAGTTGAATTTGAGCGTAACGATAATAATGATCCTTATCGTATCTGGGAGCAAGGTCAAGAATGGGATCGTCAAGAAGTTAAGCCAGTAATCACACCGCAAAAAACTCAACCTGTCAAACAGCAAAAACGGGTAAAAGGCGATTTCCACAACCCTTATAATTTTGTCCCTGCTTTACCCCGCAAGACGGATGATCTAGAACTAGGGGATTGCAAACCCGTTGGTCATGGTCGGTATCTACCAGATCATTGGTCAGGTCGAATTGCTGTCAAGCTTACCACCGTCACTCCTCTACTCATTCCTGATGCCGCAGAAATGAGGGAAGATGATAATGGTCACAAAACATATCCGGTGCGATTGGACGTAGATGGTAAGCCTTATCTGCCGCCAACTTCAATTAAAGGGATGCTGCGATCGGCTTACGAAGCCATCACGAACTCACGGTTATCGGTGTTTGGAAAAGAGCATGATGCAAGATTAGCTTATCGAATGCCTGCCACCGAGGGAACTACGGCTAAACCTGCACGCATTGAAAAGCGTAAAGATGGACTGTATCTCCGAATATTAGAAGAATCGAGTTGTGTGGGAGGAGCAGCCAAACTGCCTCGTTATGATAAAAGGGGACGGGATCCAGACAAAGGAGAGCGTAGGGTTGCCTTGAAATATTCACGAACTCAACAATTGCCACAACATGGCGATCGCGTCCAAGTCAGACTCAACAAAGGTAAAATCACACAGATTGAACGTTGCAACAATGACAACCTACCCGGTGGTGATTGGAAACTAGGCTGGGTGTGCGTAACAGGTGCCAATATTGGCGGTAAACAGAATGAACGGGTGTTTATACAACATGACCGAGATCCTGTCGTCAAGGTTAATTCAGCGATTACCGAGCTTTGGGAAAATTTGATTTCTGACTATCAAAAAGTTCATGAAAAAGACTTACAAAACAGAAGAAATAGAAATCAGTCTCCCAGTGCTTATCTAGGAAATAAGCCCGGAGAAACAGCATGGTCACGCCATGTTTACGACTCTAACCAGCGCAACCTCACGGAGGGAATACTCTGCTACGTTGAACTCGATCCAAGCTTTGATCCGAAGCATTTACACGCAAGTGATATTATCGCTTTACAGCCTGTCACAATTTCTCGACGACTTTATGATAAAAAGCCAGCCGATTTGTTGCCAGAATCTCTACATCCTGCGGTAGATATTTCTGAATTATCTCCAGCAGATCGCGTTTTTGGTTGGGTTAATCAAAAAAATCGAAAACCCAAAGAAAAAACATCAAATACGAATGCTTACAAAGGGCAATTAAGAGTTCATAGTGTACAATGCCAAACCCCTCCAGAACAGGCAATTACCATCTTTAATGGTCTTGGGCTTCCTCTCGCTATTCTAGGAGAGCCAAAACCTGCTCAAACTCGCTTTTACACCGCAGAAGATAAAAACGGTACACCCATTAAGAAAGGAAAAGCCAAAGAATATGGCTATGAAAGTACGGAGCGAGGATTACGAGGTCGTAAAGTTTATCCCCATCACAATGGATTACCCGATCGCTATTGGGATAATCCCATGGACGATCGAACTAATCAAGACCTAGGAGGAAATCACTATCAAGAATATCGCCGTCCGAGTGGAGAAAACGAGCGCGATTCTCAAAACAAATCAATCAAAGGCTGGGTAAATTCACACACAGAATTTACGTTTGACATTGATATTATAAATTTATCGAATGTTGAACTGGGTGCATTACTCTGGTTATTGACTTTACCAGAAAATGCCTATCATCGTTTGGGTGGAGGCAAACCGTTAGGCTTTGGCAGTATTCGTCTTGAGGTTGATTGGCAAAACAGTGATTTACGCGATGGAGAACAGTGGAAAGAGTTTTATAAATCCCTGAATCAAATTTCTCAACCGATAATCAATCCAGATGATTTCATAGAAAAATATCGTAATGCTGTTCAATCTGCTTACGGTTCTCCTTTTGAGCAAGTTCCATTTATTGCTGCCTTCTCTCATTGCGCGAAAGGCTTTGAGGATGGTTTACCCATTCATTATCCACGACTCAATCATCCAATTGATCCAGGGGGTAAAAATTACGAATGGTTTACTGATAACGAAGGAGGTGAACGTTTTAGCTTACCTAGTTTAGTGACAGGAGATGGGTTGCCAATAAACCCGCGACCTGATGGCAAATCTGAAAATACAAACAAGGCTTTGCAAAGATAAATAGAATCTGATTATTAATCTTTTTGAGGTGTTAGTGATGGCTAAAATTTTGATTTCCCCTTTAGGTGTAGGTGGAAGATTTAAGGACAAAACTGCTGCTGATCGTGAATATCAGGAGGCAGATTATCAAATTGATGGAAAAAGCTACAAAAATCGATTTATGGCTTCTGCATTGTACGATCATCTTGAACTAGATGAAATTATTTTTATTGGTACTGTCCGATCTATGTGGGAAGAAGTTTACCGCTTTTTTTGTGAAAAAAATAAACAAAATCTGAATCAAGAATATTGGCTTGAATTGGCTGAAAAGATTGATTCTATGAACCATGAAACTAATCTTGATGATTTAAACCTATCTCCTGTTAAGGATGTTTTAGGAGAACGATCTGATTGCATTCTGATTAAATATGGATTAAACAATGAAGAACTTTGGGAAAATCTTGATTTAATCTCCCAAGTTGTTAAACTTCTGAAAAGTGGAGATGAAGTTTACATTGATATCACCCACTCATTTCGTTCTCTATCCCTATTTCTGTTTTTGGTCTTAACCTTTATCAAAGATTTACCTGAAAATGAGAACATTAGAATTGCTGGCGTTTACTACGGGATGCTAGATATCTCTAGAGAAATGGGGTATACACCTGTAATTGATCTCAAATCTCTATTTGATATGACTGATTGGATTAAGGGTAGTTACATTTTGAACCATTATGGTGATGGCAATTTGATTGCTCAACTCCTTCAAGAACAGGGAGAATCTACCGTTTCTGATCAGATACGTCAGCTATCCTCAGCCATTAATATCAATTACCTACCTGCTATACGTGATCGAGCTAGACCCCTCAATCGTTCACTTACAAATATTTCTATTCCAGGGCCATTTAAGTATATCAAAGAAACTCTGACTCGATTTGTTAGAAAATTTTCTAATACATCAGACACAGAATCTGAGTTTCAGCTTAAGTTGGCTGGATGGTATTTTGAAAATGATCGATATGCGGCTGGTTATATTACTCTAACTGAGTCGATAATCACATATTTATGTGAGATACACAATCAGGATGTCAACACTAAAGATGATAGAGAGCAAATGAAAAAAAATTTGTTTTCCCAATACCGAAGTAGTGAGCTTAAGAGAGAATATGATACAGTTAACTCTATTCGCAAGCAAATTGCTCATGCTTCCCTCGAAGAGAACCGTGAAAGTTACTCGAATGCCATTAATCAAGCCAAAAATCATCACAACAAAATTTCTAACATTTTTAGAACTGGGATAATCAGATGAAAATATCAACCCAACAAATGCAGGAATATTTAATTTCTGCCAGAAAACATGAAAAACAACGTTTAGCCGCATTAGAAAAACGGCGGACTCATGGCTTAGAAATTGCTCAAAAAGCAGCCTATATGCTTAAAACCGAGTTTATGGCTTCTCGTGTTGTGCTATTTGGTTCATTACTCAATCAAACATTTCACGAAAACTCAGATATTGATTTAGCCGTTTGAAATCTTCCTGAAAAAAACTACTTTAAAGCAGTATCAAAACTTTTAGGATTAAGTGAATTTGAGTTTGACTTAGTTCAGGTTCAATTTGCTAGAGATGAAATTCTAGAAGCGATTTTAAAAGGAAGAGAGCTATGAGTAAATATAACGTTTTAGTTGCTAGATTAAATCAGGAATTAACTAAAATTGAAACGGCCGTTAAAACAGCAACTTCTCAAGCTAAAAAAGCAACAAATACCGGAGATTTAGACTATCTTCAAACCGCAGCACTCAGTTTGCAGAATTTTTATATGGGCGTTGAACAAGCTTTTGAAGAAGAAGAATTAAACAAAGATATCAAAAGTTTTTGTCAATTCTTGCTTCAATTAAACCAATCACTTTAAGTTCTAAAAACCATGCAAACTATCATTATGACTGTAGGGACATCCCTACGCACTAACCCTGACCGCGATTTACCCAATGAACAAAAACGCCCTTGGGTAACAAACAAAAATCGATTTGAAGATCAGCGTATTTTTAACAGTATTGATGAACCTTTGAGTTGGATGAAAACGGCGGAGTTAGAACTGATCAGCGCAGAAACTAATACCCTGTGGCGACTTGATCCAGATGAAAATGATCGCATTCTCCTCCTCCACTCTGCTACTCCCTCCGGTCAAGAATGTGCGGAAGTGCTACAAAATTACTTTAAAACCTGCCTCGAACAGAATTATGTTGATATTGAACCTATTCCTGATATTAACTATGAACTAGATGAATCGGGTTCGGCATTGGAACAAATGGCGAGTCTTCTACGGGAACGTATTCAACAAGGGGATGGAATTGTCACCTTGGCCGCAACGGGGGGATTTAAAGCACAAACAATGGTGATGGGATTGGTGGGAAATGCTTTGGGTGTGCCTGTTTGCTATATTCACGAAGCTTATAAGGCGTTGGTTTATTTACCCTATATTAACACCAGTGGACAACCGGAACAACGGGTTCAGCGTAACTATGGGGGCAATTTACCAGACTCTGGACGACCTCGTAATCAAGTGATTCAAGTGCAAGGGGAAAAACAAGGCCATCATCGCCCTAAAAGTTGGAAAAAAGTTGAGAAAATTCTGCAAGATTTACCTTGGGTTGATTTAGTTCGTTTTGACCCTCAAGCCTTTTATGCTCCTAAAAATGGGGTTAAAGGTTCACCACGGGATCTAGATGATGGGCGTAAAGTGCTTTGGCTACATTTACATGATAGTGATCAATCTCATATCGCTGTTTCTATTGAAACAACGGGTCACACCCCAGAACATTTGAAAGCGGCAGCGACTGAATTACGGGAACGTCTAGGTCGTATTTTCTAGAGCAAGCGCGATCGCCCTTAATTTAATCATCCCCCACTGACTAGAAGAGAATGGGGGATGATTGGCTTCACTAATCGGCTTAAACGAGGGCGGGGGTGGCGGATTTAATGGCGAAAATCTTCTCAATCACGGCTTCAACGGCCTTGTCGGGAGTGGAAGCGCCGGATGTTACCCCGACGACTATTTCCCCTTCGGGGAGCCAATTTTCGGTCAGGACTAAATCTTGTCCGAGGGGTTTATGTTCAATGGCATTCCCTTCTTTAATCCGATCGGCACAGTCAATGTGATAGGAGGGAATATTTTTCTCGATGGCAATTTCTTGTAAGTGGGTTGTGTTGGAGGAGTTGTACCCCCCAATGACAACCATTAAATTTAAGGGTTCATCCACTAAGCCAAACATGGCATCTTGACGTTCTTGGGTAGCATCGCAAATGGTGTTAAAGCTCATAAAATGGTCGTTTAAGGTGGTGGGGCCGTATTTTTTGAGCATGGTTTTTTCAAAGAGTTTGCCGATGGATTCGGTTTCACTTTTGAGCATGGTGGTTTGATTGGCAATGCCAATCTGGTCTAAGTCTGTATCGGGATCAAAGCCTTCGGAATAAGCATGGGCAAATTTGGTTAAAAATTCTTGTTTATCGCCCCCGTTCAGGATGTAGTGGCTCACATATTCGGCTTGTTCTAGGTTCAAGACGACTAAATATTTTCCGGCGAAGGAACTGGTAGCTACGGTTTCTTCGTGTTTATATTTGCCGTGAATAATGGAGGTATAATCCCGTTTTTTGTGCTTTTCTACGGAGTTCCAAACTTTAGCGACCCAAGGACAGGTCGTATCGACAATGGTACAGCCTTTATCGTTTAAAAGCTGCATTTCTGAGACGCTGGCTCCAAAGGCGGGTAAAATTACGACATCTCCCTCTTGGACAAGGGAGAAGTCTTTAATCCCTTGTTCGACGGGAATAAATCCGACGTTCATCTGGCGTAAACGTTCGTTGACTTCGGGATTATGAATGATTTCGTTGGTGATCCAAATGCGTTCGCTGGGGAAGTGTTGGCGGGTTTCATAGGCCATCGCAACGGCGCGTTCTACGCCCCAACAAAAGCCAAAGGATTCGGCGAGTCGGATGGTGACGTTGCCCCGTTGGAGGGTGTAGTTTTGTTGGCGAATTTCTTGGATTAAATTACTTTGGTATTCGGTGTTTAGCAGTCCGGTGACTTCTTCTTGATGGCCGAATCCTTTACGATGATATTTGTCGGATTGGTTGAGGGATCTTTTAAAGGCTTTAGTGTCCATGAATTTGGTTTAGAATGGTTGGGTATGTTAATTATTTTTTGAAGTTAAGGGAGGTTCTCCCAATTAAATGGTAAAGGTTAATTGTCTCAATTGAAAGGGGGTTTTGCGGAGGGAAAGCTAACGGCCGGCGGTTCGTTGATAAATGACTTGATTAAAAATTTGTAGGGCGGTAGACCAGATTTTGTAACCTTCCCCATTTAAGTGTAAACCGTCGGTGCTGAGTTCCATTTTTAAGTTGCCTTGGGTGTCGGCGAAGAGGGGGTAAAGATCGAGGAAGTAGATCCGCTCGTTTTTGGCGATCGCTTCTAGTTGACGGTTGAGGTTACGAATGCGCTGGTTAGGGATGTTCAGCAGGCGATCGCGCCCTTCCCAAGTGGCCCGTTCTGCACTGTGGGGTAATATGGACTGGAGGACGATCCGGCTTCTGGGGTGCGATCGCTTTAACTGACTGACAATTAAGCGGTGATTGGCTAAAATCGTCTCGTCCCCAGTACCGCGCAAAATGTCATTAATGCCGATCATCACATAAATTACTTCCGGTTGGGTGGTATCCAACAAGTTCAGCCGTCGCAATAACCCCACTGTGTTCTCGCCGGAAATCCCCTGATTTAACCAGGTGTAATTCGGAGGTAGATAGTCTTTAGAAAACCAGAGGGTGATAGAATCCCCCAACAAAATGGCTAAATTTTCCGGGCGTTTGTCTGCAATAACGGCGGCTTCTTGCCCTAACAAGTCTACCCACTGTTGATAATTTAACTTATGCTGTTGACCCACTTCTGAGGGAATGGGGGTTCTGGCCAATAACTGCATCGACGCTCCGGAAAAGTTGGCTAAGGCCACCTCTGAGACAGCCGCATCCCGTTGCCAGAGCAAAGCTAACACTAATAACAGCAGACCATTGGCTGCCAGAGAAAAAAACGATACCTGAGAATAGCGCTTAAATCGGGCCGACACAGATTCTCTCCCAGACCATACGGATCACGAAAACAACTGCAAAAAAACTACCTTTTACCGAGATGCTGCATTCTTCCCAACATTCTAAGGCAAAAGGTAGATCGAGTTAGTAATCATTAGACAGATATCTAGGGGGGAACTTCCCCCCTTCTTGTGGGTGACTACGGCAGATCACTACTGCCACTAATCCCCAAGGGACTCCCCCCGGCAAAGGTATCAGTTTGAGTTACAAAGCCACTGTAGGCCTCCATGCCATGTTCCCCGATATCCAATCCTTGGAACTCTTCCTCTTCGGATACGCGAATCCCCAAGGTGAATTTCAGGGCAAACCAGACAATGGTGGCAAAGAGGACGGTAAACCCGCCAATGCTCACAATCCCTAATAATTGAACCCAAATATTCGCACTGCCAAACAGACCCACGGCAATGGTTCCCCAAATTCCGCAAACTAAGTGAACGGAGGTCGCCCCTACGGGGTCATCAATCTTGATTTTGTCGAAGAGACTCACGGAGAAGACCACCAGCACCCCGGCAATGCCGCCGATAATCACGGCGCTTAAGTAGGAGACATCATCACATCCGGCGGTAATACCTACCAGACCCGCTAAGATGCCGTTGATGACCATAGAAAGGTCGGGTTTACCGTCTTTAGTCCAAGAGGTGATCGTGGCAGTAATGCCTCCGGCGGCGGCCGCTAGGTTGGTGGTTACGGCAATATAGGCCACGTTGGGGGTGGCGGCTAATTCAGAACCGGGGTTAAAGCCAAACCAGCCAATCCAGAGGATTAAACAGCCCAGGGTGGCAATACTCATGTTATGACCGGGGATGGCGTTGATGTTGCCATCTTCGGTGTATTTGCCGCGACGAGAGCCGAGGATAGAAGCTCCCATTAGGGCCGCCCATCCCCCCACAGAGTGAACGACGGTGGACCCAGCAAAGTCATGAAATTCCATGCTTGATAACCAACCATCAGACCAAACCCAGTGTCCGGTGATGGGGTAGGAAATCCCGACAAGCAGGATGCTAAAAATCAGGAAGTCGAGGAATTTCACCCGTTCGGCCACTGCACCGGAAACGATGGTGGCGGCAGTTCCCGCAAAGGCAACCTGAAAGAGGAAGGAAACGGAAATGGGTAGACCTTCGGGGAAGGGATCTAATCCATAGGTGCCGGGGTCATCACTGGCGAGGAAAAAGCCTTGTAGACCAATGAAACCGTTTTCTACAGAGCCGTACATGAAGGCAAAGCCGATAGCCCAGTAAGCAATGGAGGCGATCGCAAAAACGATCAGGTTTTTGGTCAAAATATTCACGGCGTTTTTCTGACGACAGAATCCGGTTTCCAACATCCCGAAACCCGCATTCATGAAAATCACCAAAATAGCCGAGGCTAGGATGAAGATCACATCCAAGGTGCCTTTGAGATAGGCTGGATCCGTGAGATCCATTTCGTCCAAGTCATAGAGGTGTTGAGCGACGGCTACGCCATCCCACAGCACCACTAAAATGGCCACTAAGGGAATACAAGCTAA contains the following coding sequences:
- a CDS encoding RAMP superfamily CRISPR-associated protein; amino-acid sequence: MAREIQTRWKVTGILTAETPIHIGGIGGDADTDLALAVNGCGNYYIPGTSLAGALRDWMKRSYDETTINNIWGFQKQDNGHASFIIVDDAEIILNNMTLEIREGVGINRRTGAAADEAKYSRAILPKGVKFPLSITLDIGKKENQNLDAFWHLIQALEQGDIRIGAAKTRGLGKVKLQHIKIQKHDWSTPKTLFDSLLKQNLKRKWAEIKQGLEDYNPQRLSLEITWNPQDSVMVKAEGDGIAVDILPLVSQVTGNVHFVIPGSSIKGVLRSHAERIVRTVCNLSTRERFLKQVQLNLVDEVFGAAENSNGSQHQGKMGALSVDDCYAKISMTAKNWSAVENAAKSDKDEFSSFKKVLKTAILSPNSTENPFQTLQPAMHVAVDRWTGGAADGMLYSVLEPIAVDWGQIGINLDLARLQTYENCKNQNKKEGEDREMCVQPAIALLLLVLRDFANRKLPIGYGTNRGMGTVEVTEMSFNCSPIEGLAGIDQVRAIAPDLPNLGLSHDLLNLLNSAWKKWIEQHNKKGL
- a CDS encoding TIGR03986 family CRISPR-associated RAMP protein, with protein sequence MTIESGNLICITEGSKRTKRTVVKLECQNVKKTKTVKLDIKDEWLSIALTEKKNQSLQNLNDTQVEFERNDNNDPYRIWEQGQEWDRQEVKPVITPQKTQPVKQQKRVKGDFHNPYNFVPALPRKTDDLELGDCKPVGHGRYLPDHWSGRIAVKLTTVTPLLIPDAAEMREDDNGHKTYPVRLDVDGKPYLPPTSIKGMLRSAYEAITNSRLSVFGKEHDARLAYRMPATEGTTAKPARIEKRKDGLYLRILEESSCVGGAAKLPRYDKRGRDPDKGERRVALKYSRTQQLPQHGDRVQVRLNKGKITQIERCNNDNLPGGDWKLGWVCVTGANIGGKQNERVFIQHDRDPVVKVNSAITELWENLISDYQKVHEKDLQNRRNRNQSPSAYLGNKPGETAWSRHVYDSNQRNLTEGILCYVELDPSFDPKHLHASDIIALQPVTISRRLYDKKPADLLPESLHPAVDISELSPADRVFGWVNQKNRKPKEKTSNTNAYKGQLRVHSVQCQTPPEQAITIFNGLGLPLAILGEPKPAQTRFYTAEDKNGTPIKKGKAKEYGYESTERGLRGRKVYPHHNGLPDRYWDNPMDDRTNQDLGGNHYQEYRRPSGENERDSQNKSIKGWVNSHTEFTFDIDIINLSNVELGALLWLLTLPENAYHRLGGGKPLGFGSIRLEVDWQNSDLRDGEQWKEFYKSLNQISQPIINPDDFIEKYRNAVQSAYGSPFEQVPFIAAFSHCAKGFEDGLPIHYPRLNHPIDPGGKNYEWFTDNEGGERFSLPSLVTGDGLPINPRPDGKSENTNKALQR
- a CDS encoding putative CRISPR-associated protein, encoding MQTIIMTVGTSLRTNPDRDLPNEQKRPWVTNKNRFEDQRIFNSIDEPLSWMKTAELELISAETNTLWRLDPDENDRILLLHSATPSGQECAEVLQNYFKTCLEQNYVDIEPIPDINYELDESGSALEQMASLLRERIQQGDGIVTLAATGGFKAQTMVMGLVGNALGVPVCYIHEAYKALVYLPYINTSGQPEQRVQRNYGGNLPDSGRPRNQVIQVQGEKQGHHRPKSWKKVEKILQDLPWVDLVRFDPQAFYAPKNGVKGSPRDLDDGRKVLWLHLHDSDQSHIAVSIETTGHTPEHLKAAATELRERLGRIF
- a CDS encoding SGNH/GDSL hydrolase family protein, with amino-acid sequence MSARFKRYSQVSFFSLAANGLLLLVLALLWQRDAAVSEVALANFSGASMQLLARTPIPSEVGQQHKLNYQQWVDLLGQEAAVIADKRPENLAILLGDSITLWFSKDYLPPNYTWLNQGISGENTVGLLRRLNLLDTTQPEVIYVMIGINDILRGTGDETILANHRLIVSQLKRSHPRSRIVLQSILPHSAERATWEGRDRLLNIPNQRIRNLNRQLEAIAKNERIYFLDLYPLFADTQGNLKMELSTDGLHLNGEGYKIWSTALQIFNQVIYQRTAGR
- a CDS encoding ammonium transporter, with amino-acid sequence MMSKSTKTPRKQTRQRSESSPLVRENYYLQSVQWLLNRFSPYWLACIPLVAILVVLWDGVAVAQHLYDLDEMDLTDPAYLKGTLDVIFILASAILVIFMNAGFGMLETGFCRQKNAVNILTKNLIVFAIASIAYWAIGFAFMYGSVENGFIGLQGFFLASDDPGTYGLDPFPEGLPISVSFLFQVAFAGTAATIVSGAVAERVKFLDFLIFSILLVGISYPITGHWVWSDGWLSSMEFHDFAGSTVVHSVGGWAALMGASILGSRRGKYTEDGNINAIPGHNMSIATLGCLILWIGWFGFNPGSELAATPNVAYIAVTTNLAAAAGGITATITSWTKDGKPDLSMVINGILAGLVGITAGCDDVSYLSAVIIGGIAGVLVVFSVSLFDKIKIDDPVGATSVHLVCGIWGTIAVGLFGSANIWVQLLGIVSIGGFTVLFATIVWFALKFTLGIRVSEEEEFQGLDIGEHGMEAYSGFVTQTDTFAGGSPLGISGSSDLP
- the csx19 gene encoding CRISPR-associated protein Csx19 → MNQLYSYTYQSQNSPKKGLKLEQSIEKFKTYLEGATALLYSPTKCYVLQLKNGQLQDAFCQVIQSQDLSKCFEAKIFNPECELRWLNVQNGSGQVALLSENRVPTPNNFLEKSLEYQDSIKQQYLLWGEIVPWDRVVSKQKKFQKGWQRLTEARIDKIDIPFNGELKQKKRMYLRTQEYIAQYKYGNMVVIEERLLELSSMTIKT
- a CDS encoding 4-hydroxy-3-methylbut-2-enyl diphosphate reductase; this encodes MDTKAFKRSLNQSDKYHRKGFGHQEEVTGLLNTEYQSNLIQEIRQQNYTLQRGNVTIRLAESFGFCWGVERAVAMAYETRQHFPSERIWITNEIIHNPEVNERLRQMNVGFIPVEQGIKDFSLVQEGDVVILPAFGASVSEMQLLNDKGCTIVDTTCPWVAKVWNSVEKHKKRDYTSIIHGKYKHEETVATSSFAGKYLVVLNLEQAEYVSHYILNGGDKQEFLTKFAHAYSEGFDPDTDLDQIGIANQTTMLKSETESIGKLFEKTMLKKYGPTTLNDHFMSFNTICDATQERQDAMFGLVDEPLNLMVVIGGYNSSNTTHLQEIAIEKNIPSYHIDCADRIKEGNAIEHKPLGQDLVLTENWLPEGEIVVGVTSGASTPDKAVEAVIEKIFAIKSATPALV
- the csx2 gene encoding TIGR02221 family CRISPR-associated protein; the encoded protein is MAKILISPLGVGGRFKDKTAADREYQEADYQIDGKSYKNRFMASALYDHLELDEIIFIGTVRSMWEEVYRFFCEKNKQNLNQEYWLELAEKIDSMNHETNLDDLNLSPVKDVLGERSDCILIKYGLNNEELWENLDLISQVVKLLKSGDEVYIDITHSFRSLSLFLFLVLTFIKDLPENENIRIAGVYYGMLDISREMGYTPVIDLKSLFDMTDWIKGSYILNHYGDGNLIAQLLQEQGESTVSDQIRQLSSAININYLPAIRDRARPLNRSLTNISIPGPFKYIKETLTRFVRKFSNTSDTESEFQLKLAGWYFENDRYAAGYITLTESIITYLCEIHNQDVNTKDDREQMKKNLFSQYRSSELKREYDTVNSIRKQIAHASLEENRESYSNAINQAKNHHNKISNIFRTGIIR
- a CDS encoding nucleotidyltransferase domain-containing protein is translated as MKISTQQMQEYLISARKHEKQRLAALEKRRTHGLEIAQKAAYMLKTEFMASRVVLFGSLLNQTFHENSDIDLAV